One segment of Salvia splendens isolate huo1 chromosome 20, SspV2, whole genome shotgun sequence DNA contains the following:
- the LOC121782685 gene encoding glutathione S-transferase T2-like, which produces MEDDEDIIFSDSQNFNPSQNFNPSQNVNPSQDYFPSFDDFPNSEQFQSSFQNQHSSQAISQTKNAVNTPHGWSEQEDMALMSAWCFVSTNAVVGTNQTSNHLWQNVLFLYEQTRKENPSIGEERSLESLKQRYKRLNANVSKWVGAYKKAHDRATSGQSKEDIEKAAQQLYGKSKFSHHKVFEEVMRLNPKWELKLNSTGSTRFQPDEDSLEESRGSSKRSRTSEEGGPQIDSTPESRSSTLQRPIGRDQAKAKTKRKGKEVATPSYTIPNDFTAALREMRVTRERECDIQERKLKEASDIQERNIKAAILTPLMARRDLTPEEEDLKRNLIAELFGK; this is translated from the coding sequence atggaggatgatgaggatATTATATTCTCCGATTCCCAAAACTTCAACCCTTCCCAAAACTTCAACCCTTCCCAAAATGTTAACCCTTCTCAAGATTATTTCCCTAGCTTTGATGATTTTCCGAATTCTGagcaatttcaaagttcatttcAAAATCAACATTCAAGCCAAGCCATATCACAAACCAAGAATGCTGTAAACACCCCACATGGTTGGAGTGAGCAAGAAGACATGGCATTAATGTCTGCTTGGTGTTTCGTGAGCACGAATGCAGTTGTTGGCACCAACCAAACTAGTAACCATCTATGGCAAAATGTTCTGTTTCTATATGAGCagacaagaaaagaaaatccAAGCATTGGTGAAGAAAGAAGTTTGGAGTCATTGAAACAGCGCTACAAACGACTCAACGCAAATGTCTCAAAATGGGTTGGGGCATACAAAAAAGCGCATGATCGAGCTACGAGTGGCCAGTCTAAAGAGGACATTGAGAAAGCCGCTCAACAACTGTATGGTAAGAGCAAATTTTCTCACCATAAGGTGTTTGAGGAGGTGATGAGACTCAATCCCAAGtgggaattgaaattgaatagcACTGGTTCAACGCGTTTCCAGCCAGATGAAGATAGTCTTGAAGAAAGTCGTGGGAGCTCAAAAAGGTCGAGGACTAGTGAGGAAGGAGGACCTCAAATCGACTCCACTCCTGAGAGTCGTTCTTCAACATTGCAACGTCCTATTGGAAGAGATCAAGCTAAGGCTAAGACTAAAAGAAAAGGCAAAGAAGTTGCAACACCATCATATACAATTCCTAATGATTTCACTGCAGCACTGCGTGAAATGAGAGTCACGCGTGAAAGGGAATGTGATATTCAGGAACGGAAGCTCAAAGAAGCTAGTGATATTCAGGAACGGAACATCAAGGCAGCTATCCTTACTCCGCTGATGGCTAGGAGGGACTTAACTCCAGAAGAAGAAGATCTGAAACGCAATCTCATTGCAGAATTGTTTGGGAAGTGA